A region of Zeugodacus cucurbitae isolate PBARC_wt_2022May chromosome 5, idZeuCucr1.2, whole genome shotgun sequence DNA encodes the following proteins:
- the LOC105212648 gene encoding uncharacterized histidine-rich protein DDB_G0274557: protein MQRRHVLLKVIIVLAALLLLLCAQSADANGHQKKKKVIIHVPVHKKIEQHTHTIIKHIHHHHKPIVIKEEKVIHKEHHPVVHQEHIQHEHQHHHTEKHVHPIIEEEEEHIHHHHQYEHKEHEEGHES, encoded by the exons ATGCAGCGAAGACACGTG CTCCTCAAAGTGATCATCGTGCTGGCcgctctgctgctgctgctgtgcgcACAAAGCGCGGATGCCAA CGGCCATCAAAAGAAGAAAAAGGTCATCATACATGTACCGGTCCACAAGAAGATCGAACAACACACCCACACCATTATAAAGCATATACATCATCATCACAAACCGATTGTCATCAAGGAGGAGAAGGTTATACACAAAGAACATCATCCGGTCGTACACCAAGAGCACATCCAACACGAGCATCAGCATCACCATACTGAGAAACATGTACATCCGATTATCGAAGAGGAGGAGGAACATATACACCATCACCATCAGTATGAGCACAAGGAGCATGAGGAGGGTCATGAGAGTTGA